One region of Juglans regia cultivar Chandler chromosome 4, Walnut 2.0, whole genome shotgun sequence genomic DNA includes:
- the LOC108989970 gene encoding adenine/guanine permease AZG2-like, with protein sequence MGFIITSYGLMKEIKGGMIYGIVFVTMISWFRGTSVTYFPNIPLGENNYKYFKKVVDFHLIKSTAGAVSFNNFNTSEVWVALATLFYVDVLATTGTMHTMAKIGGFGNDQGGFEGEYLAYLVDAGSTVVGSTLGVSSIATYVESSAGMREGGRTGLTAVIIGLYFFISLFFIPLFSSVPPWALGPSLVMVGVNHPG encoded by the coding sequence ATGGGCTTCATAATCACATCTTATGGGTTAATGAAAGAGATTAAGGGGGGCATGATATATGGCATTGTTTTTGTGACAATGATATCATGGTTTAGGGGTACCTCAGTGACATATTTTCCAAACATCCCACTTGGTGAAAACAACTACAAGTATTTCAAAAAAGTTGTTGATTTTCACCTAATCAAATCCACAGCCGGGGCTGTTAGCTTTAATAATTTCAATACTAGTGAGGTTTGGGTGGCATTAGCAACCTTGTTCTATGTTGATGTGCTTGCCACCACAGGCACAATGCACACAATGGCTAAAATTGGAGGGTTTGGTAATGATCAAGGAGGTTTTGAGGGTGAGTACCTGGCCTACTTGGTTGATGCTGGCTCCACAGTCGTGGGGTCCACATTGGGGGTTTCATCAATAGCCACTTACGTGGAATCATCAGCAGGGATGAGAGAAGGGGGTCGAACAGGATTAACGGCTGTGATCATTGGTTTGTACTTCTTCATTTCATTGTTCTTCATCCCACTGTTTTCAAGTGTTCCTCCATGGGCCCTAGGCCCTTCCCTAGTTATGGTTGGGGTGAATCACCCcgggtga
- the LOC108989971 gene encoding protein FAR1-RELATED SEQUENCE 5-like, whose product MVFEEVEDAQAFYKAYARRQGFAIRTNHTRLSKDDKTPCAVDYVCTREGFWRVSQKDTNRIMPEPAETKIGCKAIMGIKKDGEKWIVNKFVIGHNHILLTLRSISFLRGHRGVSKVQKKLIMTLNESGVSTRKIMSVLSKDSGGDFNVGCIGKDVENYLGSQRRKIFAEGDAQRLYSYFLDRQNKELGFVFSMQVDNDECMRSCFWADARSRAAYQYFGDVVTFDATYLTNIDKMSFVPFSGVNHYHQTIMFGCALLVNETAESYIWLLRTWQEAMLGRAPSTIITDDDKAMAKAIVEVLPNTTHRLCLWHILQKFPEHLAYVYSKFPDFQKDFRHCIHETITTDEFEQEWNLIVVKYDLGENTWLQNLYSRRDKWVPAYLRSTFCAAIDARYFKEKEKDVWTKSTRAIMKTPFKIEEEAALVYTRKSFMIFHDELFNSLQYQARRLSLTGEAKTYGVTVHAKLNRLPEHYVLDRWTINAKSRPIPHIPCCDDQVSVEVDEPTMRRSKSMIQLYDIVELASQLAKKHNHFTLALEKVHKEMLAMDEHVECSRAVSANDDQIVRSQVVSNFSQTVQDPPQDTNVKLTLYLMQQDAETKGFESYEEQLRKHFTAIYLCLAPTPHMAAIIVIIL is encoded by the exons ATGGTATTTGAGGAGGTCGAAGATGCCCAAGCCTTTTATAAGGCATATGCAAGGCGACAAGGATTTGCAATCCGAACAAATCATACTCGATTGTCGAAAGATGATAAAACTCCTTGTGCAGTAGACTATGTTTGCACAAGAGAAGGATTTTGGCGGGTTAGTCAGAAAGACACCAATCGAATAATGCCTGAACCTGCTGAGACAAAGATTGGATGTAAAGCAATAATGGGaataaagaaagatggtgaaaagTGGATAGTCAACAAGTTTGTGATTGGACATAATCATATTTTGCTTACACTGAGAAGTATTAGTTTCCTTCGTGGACATAGGGGAGTTAGTAAAGTACAAAAGAAACTTATTATGACCTTGAATGAGTCTGGTGTATCGACAAGGAAGATAATGTCAGTATTGAGTAAAGATTCAGGTGGTGACTTTAATGTCGGTTGTATTGGGAAGGATGTAGAAAATTACTTGGGAAGccaaaggagaaaaatatttgcagAGGGTGATGCACAAAGGCTATATTCCTACTTTCTTGATCGACAAAACAAAGAACTTGGGTTTGTGTTCTCCATGCAAGTTGATAACGATGAGTGTATGAGAAGTTGTTTTTGGGCTGATGCGAGATCAAGAGCTGCATACcaatattttggggatgttgttACATTTGATGCCACTTACTTGACCAATATTGATAAGATGTCATTTGTGCCATTTTCTGGAGTTAATCATTATCATCAAACTATAATGTTTGGGTGTGCCTTATTAGTTAATGAAACGGCGGAatcatatatatggttattAAGAACATGGCAAGAGGCAATGCTTGGGCGTGCCCCTTCAACTATAATTACAGATGATGACAAGGCAATGGCTAAGGCAATTGTTGAGGTACTCCCGAATACAACTCATAGGTTGTGTTTGTGgcacattttacaaaagtttcCAGAACACTTAGCCTATGTATACAGCAAATTTCCAGACTTTCAAAAAGATTTTCGTCATTGCATCCATGAAACAATTACTACTGATGAGTTCGAGCAAGAATGGAATTTGATTGTGGTGAAGTATGACCTAGGAGAAAATACTTGGTTGCAAAATCTTTACAGCCGACGGGATAAGTGGGTACCCGCCTACTTGCGTTCAACATTCTGTGCCG CTATAGATGCACGTtactttaaagagaaagagaaggatgtCTGGACAAAATCTACCCGAGCGATAATGAAGACACCTTTTAAAATTGAAGAGGAGGCAGCATTGGTttatacaagaaaatctttcatGATCTTCCATGATGAGTTGTTTAATAGTCTACAGTACCAAGCAAGAAGATTGTCTCTGACTGGTGAGGCGAAGACATATGGAGTGACAGTTCATG CGAAGTTAAATAGATTGCCAGAGCATTATGTTCTAGACAGATGGACTATTAATGCTAAGAGTCGACCCATTCCCCACATTCCGTGTTGTGATGACCAAGTGAGCGTGGAAGTAGATGAGCCTACGATGAGAAGAAGCAAGTCAATGATACAACTTTATGACATTGTAGAACTTGCATCCCAATTAGCAAAAAAACACAATCATTTCACACTTGCATTGGAGAAGGTTCACAAAGAGATGCTTGCAATGGATGAGCATGTAGAATGTTCACGAGCAGTGTCGGCCAATGATGATCAAATAGTAAGAAGCCAAGTTGTATCGAACTTTTCACAAACTGTGCAAGATCCTCCACAG GACACAAATGTCAAACTTACTCTTTATTTGATGCAGCAGGATGCGGAAACTAAAGGTTTTGAGTCATACGAGGAGCAGCTGAGGAAG CACTTCACTGCCATTTATCTTTGCCTTGCTCCCACACCACACATGGCTGCCATCATCGTGataattttatga
- the LOC108989968 gene encoding uncharacterized protein LOC108989968, producing the protein MVFPAAGGGYGGWADMRNLAFQVLRGRWLMVFATFILMSVSVRNKLGFIDGSLDPPAKTDSLFSPWSKCDTIVLSWLLNSLSPKIAQSVIYVDSSRAMWLELKEIFSQGNGPRIFELQTAISALRQDQSDVSTYFIELKSYVMTFLMGLTDAFDAVRG; encoded by the exons ATGGTGTTTCCTGCTGCAGGAGGAGGCTATGGTGGTTGGGCAGACATGAGGAACCTCGCTTTCCAAGTGCTCAGGGGGCGTTGGCTCATGGTGTTTGCAACATTTATACTGATGTCCGTCTCCG TGAGAAACAAGTTAGGTTTTATTGATGGATCTCTTGATCCTCCTGCTAAAACTGACTCTCTGTTTTCTCCGTGGAGCAAATGCGACACTATTGTCCTCTCCTGGCTTCTCAATTCCTTGTCCCCTAAAATCGCTCAAAGTGTCATTTATGTTGACTCTTCTCGTGCGATGTGGCTCGAATTGAAGGAGATATTTTCTCAAGGGAACGGACCTCGTATTTTTGAGTTGCAGACTGCTATCTCTGCTCTACGACAGGATCAAAGTGATGTAAGTACTTACTTCATTGAATTGAAG AGTTATGTGATGACATTTCTCATGGGGCTTACTGATGCATTTGATGCCGTGAGAGGCTAG